One Takifugu rubripes chromosome 2, fTakRub1.2, whole genome shotgun sequence genomic region harbors:
- the hectd1 gene encoding E3 ubiquitin-protein ligase HECTD1 isoform X2, translating to MADVDPDTLLEWLQMGQGDERDMQLIALEQLCMLLLMSDNVDRCFETCPPRTFLPALCKIFLDESAPDNVLEVTARAITYYLDVSAECTRRIVGVDGAIKALCNRLVVVELNNRTSRDLAEQCVKVLELICTRESGAVFEAGGLNCVLSFIRDSGHLVHKDTLHSAMAVVSRLCSKMEPQDSSLETCVESLSSLLKHEDHQVSDGALRCFASLADRFTRRGVDPAPLAKHGLTEELLCRMAAAGGTVSGPPSSCKPGRVSTGAAPPAPDSKLSNQVSTIVSLLSTLCRGSPLVTHDLLRSALPDSMESALGGDERCVLDTMRLVDLLLVLLFEGRKALPKSTAGSTGRIPGLRRLDSSGERSHRQLIDCIRSKDTDALIDAIDTGAFEVNFMDDVGQTLLNWASAFGTQEMVEFLCERGADVNRGQRSSSLHYAACFGRPQVAKTLLRHGANPDLRDEDGKTPLDKARERGHSEVVAILQSPGDWMCPVNKGDDKKKKDVNKEEEEGSEPKGDPEMAPVYLKRLLPVFAQTFQQTMLPSIRKASLALIRKMVHYSSEVLLKEVCDSESGHNLPTVLVEITATVLDQEDDDDGHLLALQIIRDLVDKGGDVFLDQLARLGVINKVSTLAGPASDDENEDESKPEKEEEVQEDAREIQQGKPYHWKDWSIIRGRDCLYIWSDAAALELSNGSNGWFRFILDGKLATMYSSGSPEGGSDSSESRSEFLEKLQRARSQVKPVTSSQPILSSVAPTKLTVGNWSLTCLKEGEIAIHNSDGQQATILKEDLPGFVFESNRGTKHSFTAETSLGSEFVTGWTGKRGRKLKSKLEKTKQKVKSMARELYDDHFKAVESMPRGVVVTLRNISTQLESAWELHTNRQCIEGENTWRDLMKTALENLIVVLKDENTISPYEMCSSGLVQALFTVLSNSVELDLKHDCKPLMERINVFKAAFSENEDNESRPAVALIRKLIAVLESIERLPLHLYDTPGSLYNLQILTRRLRFRLERAPGETALIDRTGRMLKMEPLATVESLEQYLLKMVAKQWYDFERSSFVFVRKLREGQSFTFRHQHDFDENGIIYWVGTNAKTAYEWVNPAAYGLVVVTSSEGRNLPYGRLEDILSRDSSALNCHTNDDKNAWFAVDLGLWVIPSAYTLRHARGYGRSALRNWVFQVSKDGQNWTTLYTHIDDCSLNEPGSTATWPLDPSKEEKQGWRHVRIKQMGKNASGQTHYLSLSGLELYGTVTAVCEDQLGKAVKEAEANLRRQRRLFRSQVMKYIVPGARVVRGIDWKWRDQDGNPPGEGTVTGEAHNGWIDVTWDAGGSNSYRMGAEGKFDLKLAPGYDPESAATAPSPKPVSSTVSGPSSMVGPSSMPVTNSGTTTTTSCSASSTSASLQQQQSWSSLVKNNCLDKGGATSLGGASSSSRKGSSSSVCSVASSSDISLSSSMGLMGVGGLRLEKRAEGLLLDQGVGMVTGSSVSTDVQQLEPIVVLSSVVDSGSGSASSSGTLTTDMPAPGDESRNKDSTTDPATAISMGLVSVSSPDVSSVSESSGKDAPSQRPLCSATNARLSVSSLLAAGAPMSSSASVPNLSSREASLMESFVRRAPNMSRTNATNNMNLSRSSSDNNTNTLGRNAMTSATSLMGAQSFPNLTTTGTTSTVTMSTSIVTSSNNVATATTGLSVGQLLSNTLTTSLTSTSSESDTGQEAEFSLYDFLDSCRANTLLAELDDEEDLPEPDDDDDENEDDNQEDQEYEEVLVIHPLFLLNYTVSSGTGSDVTDGLTFQEEEEYETKGGRRRTWDDDFVLKRQFSALVPAFDPRPGRTNVQQTTDLEIPPPGSPRSEVQEEVECAPSPHLSLTLKVAGLGTTREVELPLSNYKSTIFFYVQRLLQLSCSGTVKTDKLRRIWEPTYTIMYRELKDSDKEKESGKMDLCEHSTGISSRSGVLSPSSLLANQSGEILGIARELAQAKAGCGQSACGVEDVLQLLRILYIIGGDSASNTRTMQEDFEELQFNAAPEEFTSKKITTKILQQIEEPLALASGALPDWCEQLTAKCPFLIPFETRQLYFTCTAFGASRAIVWLQNRREASMERSRPSTTVRRDDPGEFRVGRLKHERVKVPRGEAMMEWAESVMQLHADRKSVLEVEFQGEEGTGLGPTLEFYALIAAEFQRTSLGIWLCDDDFPDDESRQVDLGGGLKPPGFYVQRSCGLFPAPFPQDSEELERITKLFHFLGIFLAKCIQDNRLVDLPLSQPFFKLLCMGDIKSNWSKLLYQSCSFTPGQDPERSHLQPFLLLSESEASTEESQETYSVGSFDEDSKSEFIMDPPKPKPPAWYHGILTWDDFQLVNPHRASFLKELKELAMKRRQILSSKSLSEDEKNTRLQDLMLRNPLGSGPPLSIEDLGLNFQFCPSSKVHGFSALDLKPNGDNEMVTMENAEEYVELMFDLCMHTGIQKQMEAFREGFNRVFPMEKMSSFSHKEVQMILCGNQSPSWTADDIINYTEPKLGYTRDSPGFLRFVRVLCGMSSDERKAFLQFTTGCSTLPPGGLANLHPRLTIVRKVDATDSSYPSVNTCVHYLKLPEYTSEDIMRERLLAATMEKGFHLN from the exons ATGGCTGATGTGGACCCAGACACTCTGCTGGAGTGGCTGCAGATGGGACAAGGCGATGAGCGCGACATGCAGCTCATCGCCCTGGAACAGCTCTGCATGCTGTTGCTCATGTCGGACAACGTGGACCGCTGCTTTGAGAC GTGTCCTCCTCGGACATTCCTCCCAGCGCTCTGTAAGATCTTCCTGGATGAGAGTGCCCCAGATAACGTGTTGGAGGTCACAGCGAGGGCCATCACTTACTACCTGGATGTGTCTGCTGAGTGCACTAGGAGGATTGTGGGAGTGGACGGGGCTATCAAGGCTCTTTGCAAccggctggtggtggtggaacTGAACAATCGAACAAGCAGAGACCTGGCTGAGCAATGTGTGAAG gtgctggagctgaTCTGTACTCGGGAGTCTGGTGCCGTGTTTGAAGCTGGCGGCTTGAATTGTGTGCTGAGCTTCATCAGAGACAGCGGCCATCTCGTCCACAAGGACACTCTGCACTCGGCCATGGCTGTGGTGTCCCGTCTCTGCAGCAAGATGGAGCCTCAGGATTCGTCTCTGGAGACCTGCGTGGAGTCTCTGTCGAGTCTGCTCAAACATGAAGACCATCAG GTGTCTGATGGAGCGTTACGCTGCTTCGCGTCACTGGCCGACAGATTCACCCGCCGTGGTGTAGATCCTGCCCCTTTAGCCAAACATGGCCTGACAGAAGAACTGCTGTGTCGCATGGCCGCTGCCGGAGGCACCGTGTCGggccctccctcctcctgtaaGCCCGGCCGGGTGTCCACTGGTGCCGCCCCTCCAGCACCAGACTCCAAACTGAGCAACCAGGTCTCGACCATCGTGAGCCTGCTCTCGACCCTGTGCAGAGGCTCGCCACTCGTCACTCAT GACTTGCTGCGCTCCGCACTGCCTGACTCCATGGAGTCGGCCCTGGGAGGAGACGAGCGCTGTGTGCTGGACACCATGCGGCTGGTTGACCTCCTGTTGGTGCTACTGTTCGAAGGCCGGAAAGCGTTGCCTAAATCCACGGCGGGGTCAACAGGGCGAATCCCAGGGCTGCGACGCCTTGACAGCTCAGGGGAGAGATCACACCGACAGCTCATTGACTGTATTCGCAGCAAAGACACGGATGCTTTGATTGATGCCATTGACACGGGCG CTTTTGAGGTGAACTTCATGGATGACGTTGGACAGACACTACTTAACTGGGCTTCAGCATTTGGAACACAGGAAATG GTGGAATTTCTTTGTGAAAGGGGTGCTGATGTCAACCGAGGCCAGAGGTCGTCATCACTACACTATGCTGCTTGTTTTGGACGTCCACAAGTAGCCAAA acaCTGTTGCGTCATGGGGCGAACCCAGACTTGCGAGACGAGGATGGAAAGACACCGCTGGATAAGGCGAGGGAGCGAGGACATAGTGAGGTGGTGGCCATCCTACAGTCTCCAG GAGACTGGATGTGTCCAGTGAACAAGGGTGatgacaagaagaaaaaagatgtgaataaggaagaggaggaaggcagcGAGCCCAAAGGAGACCCAGAGATGGCTCCAGTTTACCTGAAGAGGCTTCTGCCTGTTTTTGCACAAACCTTTCAACAAACCATGCTGCCTTCTATCCG gaAAGCCAGCCTGGCTCTGATCAGGAAGATGGTTCACTACAGCAGCGAGGTGCTGCTGAAGGaggtgtgtgacagtgagtCGGGCCACAACCTGCCCACTGTGCTGGTGGAGATCACTGCCACTGTGCTGGACCAAGAG GACGACGACGACGGTCACCTCCTGGCTCTGCAGATCATCAGAGACCTGGTGGATAAAGGTGGGGACGTTTTCCTTGACCAGCTGGCTCGACTCGGTGTCATCAACAAGGTGTCGACTCTGGCTGGTCCGGCCTCTGATGACGAGAATGAGGACGAAAGCAAACCTGAGAAG gaggaggaagtgcaggAGGATGCCAGGGAAATTCAGCAGGGGAAGCCATACCACTGGAAGGACTGGTCCATCATCAGAGGGAGGGACTGTCTCTACATCTGGTCAGATGCTGCTGCCCTAGAGCTTTCCAATGGCTCCAATGGTTGGTTCCGATTTATTCTGGATGGAAAGTTGGCCACCATGTACTCCAGCGGGAGTCCAGAAGGAGGATCAGACAGCTCAG AGTCTCGCAGCGAGTTCCTGGAGAAGCTTCAGCGAGCAAGGAGTCAGGTGAAACCAGTAACATCCAGTCAGCCCATTCTGTCGAGTGTGGCACCCACAAAACTGACGGTGGGTAACTGGTCTCTGACCTGcctgaaagagggagagatcgcCATCCATAACTCTGATGGTCAGCAAGCCACTATCCTCAAGGAGGACCTCCCTGGCTTTGTGTTTGAGTCCAACAGAGGAACGAAGCACTCATTCACAGCAGAAACCTCCTTAG GTTCAGAGTTTGTGACTGGTTGGACAgggaagagaggcagaaaatTAAAGTCAAAGCTGGAAAAGACCAAACAGAAGGTCAAGAGTATGGCAAGGGAACTGTACGATGACCATTTCAAAGCTGTCGAGAGCATGCCCAGAGGGGTGGTTGTCACCCTGAGGAATATCTCCACCCAGCTGGAGTCGGCATGGGAGCTGCACACCAACCGACAG TGTATTGAGGGGGAGAACACGTGGAGGGACCTGATGAAAACAGCTCTGGAGAACCTGATTGTGGTTCTGAAGGATGAAAACACAATTTCTCCATACGAGATGTGCAGCAGCGGCCTGGTTCAGGCTCTGTTTACTGTCCTCAGCAAT AGTGTGGAACTGGACCTAAAACATGATTGTAAGCCTTTAATGGAGCGGATCAATGTCTTTAAGGCGGCTTTCAGCGAGAATGAAGACAATGAAAG CCGACCAGCTGTTGCCTTAATCCGAAAACTGATTGCTGTCCTGGAATCGATAGAACGTCTACCTCTGCACCTGTACGACACTCCAGGCTCTTTATACAACCTGCAA ATCTTGACGAGGAGGTTGCGTTTCCGTCTGGAGCGAGCGCCAGGTGAGACGGCTCTGATTGACCGGACGGGTCGCATGTTGAAGATGGAGCCACTCGCCACGGTGGAATCTCTGGAGCAGTACCTGTTGAAAATG GTGGCCAAGCAGTGGTATGACTTTGAGCGGTCATCCTTTGTTTTTGTGAGGAAGTTGAGGGAAGGACAGTCCTTCACTTTCAGGCACCAACACGACTTTGATGAGAACGGAATCATCTACTGGGTCGGCACCAACGCCAA GACAGCCTATGAGTGGGTGAATCCTGCCGCCTACGGTCTGGTGGTGGTGACCTCGTCGGAGGGACGGAACCTCCCTTATGGCCGTTTGGAAGATATCCTGAGTCGGGATAGCTCCGCTCTGAACTGTCACACTAACGATGACAAGAACGCCTGGTTTGCTGTTGACCTTGGCCTCTGGGTCATTCCATCAGCGTACACTTTGAGACATGCcag GGGTTACGGACGCTCTGCGTTACGAAACTGGGTGTTTCAGGTGTCGAAGGATGGTCAGAACTGGACCACTCTTTACACCCATATCGACGACTGCAGTCTCAATGAACCAGG GTCGACGGCCACGTGGCCTCTGGACCCCTccaaagaggagaagcagggcTGGAGACACGTCAGGATCAAACAAATGGGGAAGAACGCCAGCGGTCAGACACACTACCTGTCTCTGTCTGGACTGGAGCTGTATGGCACCGTCACCGCTGTCTGTGAGGACCAGCTAG GTAAAGCTGTGAAGGAAGCGGAGGCAAACCTCCGTCGACAGCGCAGACTCTTCCGTTCCCAAGTGATGAAGTACATCGTCCCAGGGGCGCGTGTCGTCCGTGGCATTGACTGGAAGTGGCGTGACCAAGATGGCAACCCTCCTGGAGAGGGAACCGTGACAGGGGAGGCTCACAATG GCTGGATTGATGTAACCTGGGATGCTGGCGGCTCTAACTCTTACCGTATGGGCGCTGAAGGGAAGTTTGACCTGAAGCTTGCTCCAGGGTACGACCCTGAGTCGGCTGCCACTGCGCCGTCACCCAAACCTGTCTCATCCACTGTTTCAGGCCCCTCCTCCATGGTGGGACCCTCCTCGATGCCAGTGACTAACAGCGGTACTACCACCACCACATCCTGCTCCGCATCCTCCACCTCAgcctccctgcagcagcagcagtcatggAGCAGCCTGGTGAAAAATAACTGTCTTGACAAGGGCGGGGCTACATCACTGGGCGGAGCCAGCTCCTCCAGTAGGAAGGGCAGCAGTAGCTCTGTTTGTAGCGTCgcctcctcctctgacatcagCCTGAGTTCTTCCATGGGGCTGATGGGTGTGGGAGGTCTGCGGCTGGAGAAGAGAGCTGAGGGGCTGTTGCTGGACCAGGGGGTGGGAATGGTAACAGGAAGTAGTGTCAGCACAGATGTGCAGCAACTGGAGCCCATTGTTGTACTGTCCTCTGTGGTAGACAGCGGATCTGGTTCCGCGTCAAGCTCTGGCACACTCACTACCGACATGCCGGCCCCCGGTGACGAATCAAGAAACAAAGACTCCACCACTGACCCAGCCACAGCCATTTCCATGGGGCTAGTGAGCGTTAGCTCTCCGGATGTTAGCTCGGTGTCAGAGTCCTCTGGCAAAGACGCGCCATCCCAAAGACCTCTGTGCTCGGCGACAAACGCTCGGCTGTCGGTCAGCTCCCTGCTGGCTGCCGGTGCCCCCATGAGCTCCAGCGCCAGTGTCCCCAACTTGTCGTCACGCGAGGCCAGTCTCATGGAGTCATTCGTCCGCCGCGCGCCCAACATGTCCAGAACTAACGCGACCAACAATATGAACctgagccgcagcagcagcgacaacaACACTAACACGTTGGGCAGGAATGCCATGACCTCTGCCA ctTCCCTCATGGGTGCTCAGAGCTTTCCTAACCTCACCACCACTGGTACCACCTCCACCGTTACCATGTCAACTTCCATAGTAACCAGCAGCAATAATGTAGCCACAGCAACCACGGGTCTGTCCGTGGGCCAGTTGTTAAGTAACACCCTGACCACCAGCCTGACATCCACATCCAGTGAGAGTGACACGGGTCAGGAAGCGGAGTTCTCTCTCTATG ACTTCTTAGACAGTTGTCGGGCCAACACTCTATTGGCTGAGCTTGATGACGAGGAGGATCTGCCAGAACcagacgacgacgatgatgagaATGAAGATGACAATCAGGAGGACCAGGAGTACGAGGAGGTCTTGGTAATACATCCACTCTTTTTGCTGAATTATACTGTGAgttcaggaacaggaagtgatgtcactgaTGGGCTTACTttccaggaagaggaggagtatgAGACCAAAGGAGGACGCAGGAGGACGTGGGATGATGACTTTGTCCTGAAGAGGCAGTTTTCTGCTCTGGTTCCTGCCTTTGACCCCCGACCAGGAAGAACCAACGTCCAACAGACAACAGACCTGGAGATCCCCCCTCCAG GAAGTCCTCGTTCAGAGGTCCAAGAGGAGGTGGAGTGtgctccttctcctcacctctctctcaccctgaaG GTGGCCGGGCTCGGTACAACCAGGGAGGTGGAGCTTCCCTTGTCCAACTACAAGTCCACCATCTTCTTCTACGTCcagcggctgctgcagctgtcctgTAGCGGAACAGTGAAGACGGACAAACTGCGACGCATATGGGAGCCCACATACAC GATCATGTATCGAGAACTCAAGGACTCTGACAAGGAAAAGGAGAGCGGAAAGATG gatctgTGCGAGCACAGCACCGGCATCAGCAGTCGCTCTGGTGTGCTGAGCCCAAGCTCACTTTTAGCTAATCAGAGTGGGGAGATACTTGGGATCGCGAGAGAGCTGGCACAAGCTAAGGCGGGCTGCGGCCAGAGCGCCTGCGGGGTGGAGGacgttctgcagctgctgcgcatCCTCTACATCATCGGAGGAGACTCCGCCTCCAACACGCGCACCATGCAGGAAG aCTTTGAAGAGCTCCAGTTTAATGCAGCTCCAGAGGAATTCACCAGTAAGAAGATCACCACAAAAATACTGCAGCAGATCGAG gaACCTTTAGCTCTGGCCAGCGGGGCGCTGCCGGACTGGTGCGAACAGCTCACCGCCAAGTGTCCGTTCCTCATCCCCTTTGAGACCCGGCAGCTTTACTTTACCTGCACGGCGTTCGGAGCATCAAG GGCCATCGTATGGCTCCAGAACCGCAGAGAAGCCTCCATGGAGCGCTCGCGGCCCTCCACCACGGTGCGGCGAGACGACCCCGGAGAGTTCAGAGTGGGCCGGCTTAAGCACGAGAGGGTCAAAGTTCCCAGAGGAGAAGCCATGATGGAGTGGGCGGAGTCAGTTATGCAGCTGCACGCTGACAGGAAGTCCGTGCTGGAG GTGGAGtttcagggggaggagggaaccGGCCTCGGTCCCACGCTGGAATTTTATGCTCTGATAGCTGCAGAATTTCAAAGAACTTCGCTCGGGATCTGGCTGTGTGATGACGACTTTCCCGACGACGAGTCGAGACAG GTGGACCTGGGTGGTGGTTTGAAGCCTCCAGGGTTCTATGTGCAGCGCTCGTGCGGCCTCTTCCCAGCACCGTTCCCTCAGGACAGCGAGGAGCTTGAGCGCATCACCAAGCTCTTCCACTTCCTGGGCATCTTCCTGGCCAAGTGTATCCAGGACAACCGTCTGGTggacctccctctctcccagcccTTCTTCAAACTGCTCTGCATGGGCGACATCAAGTCCAACTGGAGCAAACTGCTGTACCAGAGCTGTAGCTTCACTCCAGGCCAGGACCCGGAGCGCTCCCACCTGCAgcccttcctgctgctctctgagtCCGAGGCTTCCACTGAGGAGAGCCAGGAGACCTACTCAGTGGGCAGCTTCGACGAAGACTCCAAGTCCGAGTTCATAATGGATCCCCCGAAACCAAAACCACCAGCCTGGTACCACGGCATTCTCACCTGGGACGACTTCCAGCTGGTCAATCCACACAG GGCCAGTttcctgaaggagctgaaggagttggcgatgaagaggaggcagatCCTGTCCAGTAAGAGTTTATCTGAGGATGAGAAGAACACCAGACTCCAGGATCTGATGTTGAGGAACCCACTGGGTTCTGGACCCCCCCTCAGCATCGAGGACCttgg CCTAAACTTCCAGTTCTGTCCCTCCTCAAAAGTCCACGGCTTCTCCGCCCTGGACCTGAAACCAAATGGCGACAACGAG ATGGTTACCATGGAGAATGCAGAGGAGTAtgtggagctgatgtttgacCTGTGCATGCACACCGGCATTCAGAAACAAATGGAAGCATTCAGAG AGGGGTTCAATCGTGTCTTCCCAATGGAGAAGATGAGCTCCTTCAGCCACAAGGAGGTCCAGATGATCCTGTGTGGCAACCAATCACCTTCGTGGACAGCCGATGACATCATTAACTACACTGAGCCAAAGCTGGGTTACACCAGAGACAG TCCCGGCTTCCTGCGGTTTGTCAGAGTTTTGTGCGGAATGTCGTCGGATGAGAGGAAAgccttcctgcagttcaccacagGCTGCTCCACGCTGCCCCCCGGCGGCCTCGCCAACTTACACCCGCGCCTCACTATCGTGAGGAAG GTGGACGCTACAGACTCCAGCTACCCATCGGTCAACACCTGCGTCCACTACCTGAAGCTCCCTGAATATACCTCTGAGGACATCATGAGGGAGCGGCTGCTTGCTGCCACCATGGAGAAAGGCTTCCACCTCAATTGa